The Gloeomargarita sp. SKYB120 genome has a segment encoding these proteins:
- a CDS encoding J domain-containing protein, with protein MSKANYYHVLGVSSTATPAEIRAAYTALCKELHPDKLVGLSPNLRKSAEERLKLVNEAYETLGDEELRAAYDRKRARSYRGPTFDEWLNELQSSVPLALGVQRLTQQEEKLWQNFIKDLHRLRERYGIPESPDPIEIVFPDDLTTRIGRIVALIVGAIATVTLSALLFGLLVHVIHLFIYGIRSPVFLALMGLGLTLFLPPIYIAVIVMTEASFSQHQKTELIFSPTLRGYRQQADALIAHFQPCKLWGCLYPRAYVRAVAAARRRFVGHCQDLLSRRQAKVHLFKALDPTGFTLDFVSHLSVAEQLLLIIALRQKQQEIRWKHWRKRLDDLLAKSVVFTTILILLVPFSMAWVTVPNPLRSSGNVFANSIWRSMALDRQLPMFDVLLAGVLALPSQLLFSGQAVLYTDPVQGYRLQVPVEFQPVAPGSWLGPRLPTRNRWSMPPPLFTCISRNMETTPCLPMSRPSQCRGSGISG; from the coding sequence ATGTCAAAGGCAAATTATTACCATGTGCTAGGCGTGTCCTCCACAGCCACACCAGCAGAAATCCGAGCCGCCTACACCGCTCTCTGTAAAGAATTGCACCCTGATAAATTAGTAGGTTTAAGCCCAAACTTGCGCAAATCGGCGGAAGAACGCCTGAAGTTAGTGAATGAAGCCTATGAAACCCTAGGCGATGAGGAGCTACGGGCCGCCTATGACCGGAAAAGAGCCAGGAGTTATCGAGGCCCCACCTTCGATGAATGGCTGAACGAATTGCAATCATCGGTTCCGTTGGCGCTGGGCGTTCAGCGATTGACCCAACAGGAGGAAAAACTCTGGCAAAACTTTATCAAAGACTTGCACAGGCTACGTGAGCGCTATGGCATCCCCGAAAGTCCTGACCCAATTGAAATCGTCTTTCCCGACGACTTGACCACGAGAATAGGCCGCATCGTTGCCCTGATTGTGGGAGCAATCGCAACGGTCACTCTATCGGCCCTGTTGTTTGGGCTGCTTGTCCATGTCATTCATCTGTTTATCTATGGAATACGCTCACCGGTCTTCCTGGCGTTAATGGGACTGGGATTGACGCTCTTTTTGCCCCCGATTTACATTGCGGTCATTGTGATGACCGAAGCGAGCTTTTCTCAACACCAGAAGACAGAACTCATCTTCTCTCCAACCCTACGCGGCTACCGGCAACAAGCAGATGCGTTGATTGCCCATTTTCAACCCTGCAAACTTTGGGGTTGTCTTTATCCAAGGGCCTACGTGCGAGCCGTTGCGGCAGCCCGTCGTCGGTTTGTAGGCCATTGCCAGGACCTCCTGAGTAGAAGACAAGCCAAGGTCCATCTTTTCAAAGCCCTTGATCCCACAGGTTTCACCCTGGATTTTGTCTCTCATCTATCGGTTGCGGAACAACTTTTACTTATCATCGCGCTCCGGCAAAAACAGCAGGAAATTCGCTGGAAGCACTGGCGTAAACGGCTGGATGACCTGCTGGCTAAATCCGTTGTCTTTACCACGATTCTTATCCTTCTGGTTCCATTCTCCATGGCCTGGGTGACTGTCCCAAATCCGTTGCGGTCCTCGGGAAACGTTTTTGCCAATTCCATTTGGCGTTCCATGGCGCTCGATCGGCAGTTACCTATGTTTGATGTCCTGCTGGCTGGTGTGCTGGCATTGCCGTCTCAACTCCTGTTTTCGGGACAAGCGGTACTCTATACGGACCCAGTACAGGGTTATCGGTTGCAGGTGCCGGTGGAATTTCAACCGGTGGCGCCGGGGTCTTGGCTCGGCCCGCGTTTACCCACACGGAACCGATGGTCAATGCCGCCGCCGCTTTTCACGTGCATCTCAAGAAATATGGAGACGACCCCCTGTTTACCAATGTCGCGCCCGTCCCAGTGCAGGGGGTCTGGCATTTCGGGCTGA